Within the Acidipropionibacterium acidipropionici genome, the region ACGGCAAGGCCTTCAGTCGCTCCCGCGCCGTCTCGAAGCGGATGGTCAACGGCATCCACTTCCTCATGAAGAAGAACAAGATCACCGAGTTCAACGGCTGGGGAGAGTTCACCGGCCCCAAGGCCGTCGCCGTAAAGGACGAGAACGGTCAGGTCACCGACGAGCTGACCTTCGACAACTGCATCATCGCCGCCGGGTCCCAGGTCAAGACTCTGCGGGGCACCCAGCTGTCGGAGCGCGTGGTGACCTACAAGGAGCAGATCCTCTCCGATTCGGTTCCCGGATCGATCATCATCGCGGGCTCGGGCGCCATCGGTACCGAGTTCGCCTATGTGCTTGCGGCCTACGGGTCGCAGGTGACGATCGTGGAGTTCCTCGACCGGATGGTCCCCAATGAGGACAAGGAGATCTCGGCGGAACTCACCAAGGCCTACAAGAAGCTCGGTGTCACAGTGCTGACCTCCACGAAGGTCGACGCCATCGACGACTCCGGCGAGAAGGTCAGGGTCACCGTGTCACCGGCGGCCGGGGGAGACGCCACAGTCCTGGAGGCCGACCGCGTCCTGCAGGCCGTGGGCTTCGCGCCCCGGGTCGAGGGCTACGGGCTGGAGAGGACCGGCGTCCAGCTCACCGACCGCGGAGCCATCGCCATCGACGACTACATGCGCACCAATGTGCCCGGCATCTACGCCATCGGCGACTGCACCGCCAAGCTCATGCTGGCCCACACCGCAGAGGCCCAGGGGGTGGTGGCCGCCGAGACGATCGCCGGCGCCGAGACCATGCCGATCAACTACGACATGATCCCGCGGGCCACCTACTGCCAGCCCCAGGTCGGCTCCTTCGGCTACACCGAGGAGCAGGCCCGCGAGAAGGGCTATGAGGTGAAGGTCAGCAAGTTCCCCTTCGCCGCCAACGGCAAGGCGTGGGGGCTGGGCGACGGCACCGGCTTCGTCAAGATCGTCGCCGACGCCCGCCACGACGAGCTGCTCGGCGCCTCCCTGATCGGCCACGACGTCTCCGAGCTGCTGCCCGAACTCACCCTGGCCCAGCTGTGGGACATCACCGCCGACGAGGTGGGACGCAACATCCACGCCCATCCGTCCCTGTCGGAGGCGCTCAAGGACGCCACCGAGGGCATCGGCGGCCATATGATCAACTACTGACCTGCCCGTTCGCCGGCTCGGGGGGCGCGTCCTTCAGGACGCGCCCCCCGAGTGCGTCTGCGGCAATGATCGCCGAACCCGCACGGTCGCCTGCGAGTCCTCCTAGAGTGCCTCCTGTATCCAATGCCGTCGCACAGGGGAGTGCAGCAATGGCCGGGACAACCGCACAGCAGGACGCGTCGCGCACCTACAGCCCGCAGGAGGAGACGTACATCCTCCGCAACGCCGGGGGAGTGCCGGTGGGGGTGAGGCCCCACACCCGCTGGAGACCGTGGAAGGTGGTCATCTGGGTCCTGGTCACCGCTGCCGGTGTGCTGGGCTGGACGATGCTGGCCGTGGTGCGCGGCGAACAGGTCAACACCCTCTGGTTCGTCATCACCGCGGTGTGCACCTACGCGATCGCCTACCGGTTCTACGGCCTGTACATCCAGCGCAGGATCATGCGCCCCGACGACCGCAACGCCACCCCGGCCGAACGGATCAACAACGGCAAGGACTTCGACCCGACCCATCGGGTCGTCCTCTACGGCCACCATTTCGCCGCCATCGCCGGGGCCGGACCACTGGTCGGCCCGGTGCTGGCCGCCCAGATGGGCTATCTGCCCGGCACCTTGTGGATCATCATCGGGGTGTGCCTGGCCGGGGCGGTCCAGGACATGCTCGTGCTGTTCTTCTCGATGCGCCGGGGCGGGCGCTCGCTGGGCCAGATGGCCACCGACGAGATCGGCAAGGTGGGCGGCGTCGTCGCCACCGTCATCGTGCTGGTGATGCTGATGATCGTGCTGGCGGTCCTGGCGATGGTCTGCGTCAACGCCCTGGCCGCCTCCCCGTGGGGGGTGTTCTCGGTGGGCTGCACCATCCCGATCGCCATCTGCATGGGTCTGTGGCTGCGCTACGTGCAGCCGGGCAGGATCACCCAGGTCTCCCTGGTCGGCTTCGCGGCTCTGATCCTGGTCATCATCTCCGGGCGCTGGGTCTCCCAGAGCGCTTTCGGCCAGCACTTCCTGCACCTGTCCCCGACGACCCTGGTGTGGGCGATGATCATCTACGGCTTCTTCGCCGCGGTGCTTCCGGTGTGGCTGCTGCTCACCCCGCGCGACTACCTGTCGACCTTCATGAAGGTGGGCACGATCGTGGTGCTGGCGGTGGGCATCGTGGTCGTGCGCCCGATCGCCGAGATGCCCGCGGTCACCGAGTTCGCCACCAACACCGACGGCCCGGTCTTCGCCGGCACACTGTTCCCCTTCCTGTTCATCACCATCGCCTGCGGCGCCCTGTCGGGCATGCACGCCCAGGTGTCCTCGGGCACCACCCCGAAAATGATCCAGAAGGAGAGCCAGGCCCGGATGATCGGCTACGGCGGGATGCTCATGGAGTCCTTCGTGGCGATCATGGCGATGGCCGCCGCAGTCTCGCTGAACCAGGGCATCTACTTCGGCATGAATACCTCGGAGGCCACCATCGACGGCCTGGCCGGCCCGGCGGTGGTGCAGACCACCAACGACCGCAACGAGATCACCGCCGAGGCGGTGAAGAACCTCGGTGTCACCGACGCCCACGGCCATTCCATCCAGGCGCGCTGGGAGTCCTGGGACGCCCAGGGCAATGACAAGACCTACGTCGGCGCGCAGGCCTTCGCCCAGCTCGCCAAGGATGTCGGCGAGCCCTCGGTGACCTCGCGGACCGGCGGCGCCCCGACGCTGGCGGTCGGCATCGCCCACATCCTCCACCAGGTCGGAGGCGGCCGCACGATGATGGGCTTCTGGT harbors:
- the lpdA gene encoding dihydrolipoyl dehydrogenase, encoding MTSHFDVVVLGAGPGGYVAAIRAAQLGKKTAIIEKEYWGGVCLNIGCIPTKSLLRNAELANIVTREAGTFGISGDITVDYGKAFSRSRAVSKRMVNGIHFLMKKNKITEFNGWGEFTGPKAVAVKDENGQVTDELTFDNCIIAAGSQVKTLRGTQLSERVVTYKEQILSDSVPGSIIIAGSGAIGTEFAYVLAAYGSQVTIVEFLDRMVPNEDKEISAELTKAYKKLGVTVLTSTKVDAIDDSGEKVRVTVSPAAGGDATVLEADRVLQAVGFAPRVEGYGLERTGVQLTDRGAIAIDDYMRTNVPGIYAIGDCTAKLMLAHTAEAQGVVAAETIAGAETMPINYDMIPRATYCQPQVGSFGYTEEQAREKGYEVKVSKFPFAANGKAWGLGDGTGFVKIVADARHDELLGASLIGHDVSELLPELTLAQLWDITADEVGRNIHAHPSLSEALKDATEGIGGHMINY
- a CDS encoding carbon starvation CstA family protein produces the protein MAGTTAQQDASRTYSPQEETYILRNAGGVPVGVRPHTRWRPWKVVIWVLVTAAGVLGWTMLAVVRGEQVNTLWFVITAVCTYAIAYRFYGLYIQRRIMRPDDRNATPAERINNGKDFDPTHRVVLYGHHFAAIAGAGPLVGPVLAAQMGYLPGTLWIIIGVCLAGAVQDMLVLFFSMRRGGRSLGQMATDEIGKVGGVVATVIVLVMLMIVLAVLAMVCVNALAASPWGVFSVGCTIPIAICMGLWLRYVQPGRITQVSLVGFAALILVIISGRWVSQSAFGQHFLHLSPTTLVWAMIIYGFFAAVLPVWLLLTPRDYLSTFMKVGTIVVLAVGIVVVRPIAEMPAVTEFATNTDGPVFAGTLFPFLFITIACGALSGMHAQVSSGTTPKMIQKESQARMIGYGGMLMESFVAIMAMAAAVSLNQGIYFGMNTSEATIDGLAGPAVVQTTNDRNEITAEAVKNLGVTDAHGHSIQARWESWDAQGNDKTYVGAQAFAQLAKDVGEPSVTSRTGGAPTLAVGIAHILHQVGGGRTMMGFWYHFAIMFEALFILSAVDAVTRVARFQLSDALGNGIKKFKDPSWRPGAWMTTAVVVAAWGSLLLMGVTDPRGGIQTLYPLFGIANQLIAAVALLLICVMVVRKGYTKWLWIPAIPFLFDTAVTFTASWQKIFSTDKNIGYWQQWRNARAALPGIDDPAQIEIQKAIIRNTFIQGTLSIVFLVTVAFVVVCGAIRVVRTLRSRQFTSSEDEFAESNLFAPSSLFATRLEKKLVAEYAQVGDLSLLHQGPRDSSPEDDR